The window GGCCCATTTGTTGGGATTAACCGTAGAACGGCTGACGGTGGACGGGACACTGGCAGGCGGACTACTTGAGAATTTTGTATTGCTGGAACTGCGCAAGCAATCGTCATGGAGCGAGATTCAGCCCGAGTTTTTCTTCTGGCGTACGGCCGCAGGTCAGGAAGTGGATATTGTGCTCGAAGACCGTTCCGGACGGCTGGTGGGGATTGAAATTAAAGCCAGTTCCACGTTGGGTAGGGCTGACGTGCGAGGCTTACAAGCGATGGCCAGCGCAGCGGGCAACCGCGAGGTCATAGAGAAGATCCTTCGCCACCTGGATCTGTGGTCCGGTCCCTTGCCGACATTCGCCACCGCCCGTCCACCGCCAACCGAGGAATACCATTACGAACCGTAT of the Verrucomicrobiota bacterium genome contains:
- a CDS encoding DUF4143 domain-containing protein, yielding MTTILQRDVRDLTNVADVTAVPRLLSVVATRAGGLLNFADLSRTLAMPQTTLKRYFALLEATFLVQLLQPWSCNLGQRLIQTPKVYLPDTGLLAHLLGLTVERLTVDGTLAGGLLENFVLLELRKQSSWSEIQPEFFFWRTAAGQEVDIVLEDRSGRLVGIEIKASSTLGRADVRGLQAMASAAGNREVIEKILRHLDLWSGPLPTFATARPPPTEEYHYEPYDDVDPMPDYENVLTD